A single window of Nicotiana sylvestris chromosome 3, ASM39365v2, whole genome shotgun sequence DNA harbors:
- the LOC104241313 gene encoding OVARIAN TUMOR DOMAIN-containing deubiquitinating enzyme 4 has product MASRFCNIVLQAPANSLRFCISTKPTKLHYSTISTAKSNCFSSSINFEGSHKRCVGSSISKLKSSCHSLTLKTAVNPRYTWKACCDISLRSQNVNMRLSVPTQSKIPKNKRKLGHISGQRHHTSAGLFIGLLVCYSASEPVHAESSAENRGNNCASSTTGYSHGKKVYTDYSVIGIPGDGRCLFRSVAHGACLRSGKPPPDENLQRQLADELRASVADEFIKRREETEWFIEGDFDTYVARIRKSHVWGGEPELLMASHVLQMPITVYMYDQDACGLISIAEYGEEYGKDNPIKVLYHGFGHYDALHIPGKKGPRSKL; this is encoded by the exons ATGGCAAGTCGCTTCTGTAATATAGTTTTGCAAGCACCAGCCAACTCTTTGCGTTTTTGTATCTCAACCAAGCCTACAAAACTCCATTACTCTACTATTTCTACGGCCAAGTCAAATTGTTTCTCATCTTCAATTAACTTTGAGGGATCCCATAAAAGATGTGTTGGGTCTAGTATCTCCAAGCTGAAGAGCAGTTGCCACTCGTTAACGCTTAAAACTGCAGTTAATCCCAGATATACCTGGAAGGCGTGCTGTGATATTTCTCTTCGGTCCCAAAATGTGAATATGAGGCTTTCCGTGCCCACTCAGTCAAAGATTCCAAAAAACAAACGAAAACTTGGGCATATTTCTGGACAGAGACATCATACATCTGCTGGCTTATTTATTGGCTTGTTGGTCTGCTACTCAGCCTCAGAACCGGTACATGCGGAATCATCAGCAGAAAATAGGGGAAATAACTGTGCTTCCTCAACCACTGGCTATTCACATGGAAAGAAGGTCTATACTGACTACTCCGTAATTG GTATACCTGGAGATGGAAGATGTTTATTTCGTTCTGTTGCTCATGGTGCTTGTTTAAGGTCAGGGAAGCCCCCTCCTGATGAGAACCTACAGAGGCAATTGGCGGATGAATTGCGGGCCAGT GTGGCAGATGAATTTATAAAGAGACGAGAAGAGACAGAATG GTTCATCGAAGGTGATTTTGACACATATGTTGCCCGGATAAGGAAGTCTCATGTGTGGGGAGGTGAACCAGAACTCTTGATGGCTTCTCATGTTCTCCA GATGCCAATTACTGTTTACATGTATGACCAAGACGCATGTGGCCTGATTTCTATTGCTGAATACGGGGAAGAATATGGCAAGGACAATCCTATTAAGGTTCTGTATCACGGGTTCGGTCATTATGATGCATTGCACATTCCTGGGAAGAAAGGTCCAAGATCAAAACTTTAA